The following is a genomic window from Fusarium oxysporum Fo47 chromosome IV, complete sequence.
TCTCAGCCAGCTGGGCCTTGAggttatatttaaataatgTCAAAAACGTTAAAACTCAAGTTCCGGGCTTGCCGGTAGACGAAATCGGTTTGACATGTTTCCAACTATCTCAATAGGAACGGTGACCTTCAGCTATTATCCTTAATACTTACCAATTTATTCAATTTCAAAATAAAGTCTTATAATTCTAAAAAATACAGCAGTGGTCTTAGAGAGAAGCGATATGACAACGGCAATGCTGCGATGTTGAGTTTAATAGGTACCAGGCGTAATGCTTTGGCAGAATGGTACGGTTAACTCAGCCGCTTATCTAATGGCTTTGCGACTCACCAATCATGGTACTTATGTGACTCTTATGCAACATTCTATTGGTAGCTGTTGCTCCCTTGCGTAATAGCCGGCGACATAAGCTTCACGCATTCGACATCACAAGACAGCCGATATACCTGGTGGAATGTTCTTCCCTTACATTCCGCGCCGAACATCGAAAACCGGTATGAGCTCATATTTAGAGTCTCTGACGTATTATGCAATGCTAAAACGGATAAGAAAGTTGTCTAAACGGGTCAAGACAACTACCGCACAATCCGCCGGCACACCGGGTACCGATGAGTATGCCATCCACGTAATTATTCAAATGTAAGCCAATTCAACGGTATTTAGCCGGCAGATATATTTCTTCATAATAGAGCTGTGCTATCGCGATAAGACCTTACGCAATATTCGTTCTTCGTGTAATATTTATGAGAGCTATTGGTAGTGTTAGATCTACTCGTATCTCCGAGTGAGGTTTGTCAAGTCCATGTTCCGAACTTCCCATACAGGGGTCCGGGGATAAAAATTATTTTTGCCGCAGCCGCTTAGTCAGGGGACGAGAAACGTCATAAATACAGTAACCGTGGAGAGGAACTTGGCCGTTGTCAAGTATATGTCCTTTAGCATTAAGGGGAAAAAATGCTGTCTTTCACGGCCACGACGTCTTTCTCATCTTGAGATCCACAATCAAATTACATCTGCAAATCAGACTGTCAGTTTTCCGCTCATCCATTAAAATCCGACAAAGCAGAATCTAGGTACTAATAACACTATAACATAATTATACCTAATCGGATCACTAAAATAACACTTAATTATCAGTATGCCATTATGCTAACCCTTCGGATTATCTTTTCTAATTTAGGATATCCATTCTGCCTTCGAATATCTAAAGAGATGTCAAGACGAGGGCCAACGTTGCAGGTGAATAGAATGTCGCCAGTGACAAACTGGAGCAGGGATCTCTTTTCTAGACCTTGCAAGGTCAAGCTAGGTACTGTTCCAGGTGAGCGGACAGGTACAGGGTACAGGGGCACGTTAACCGCGTACAAGGACTCAACCCGCGTAAAGAATTAGGGGCGATCAGATTGATAACAACCTTGGCAATGAAACGTAGATCTTCAACAGTGACTGCATTAACCTCGGAAGACTTTAGCCCCAAATTAGAGGAACAATCAGTcaaaaaatattataagcttatCGCAAACTTACTCAAGTCTTTGAAGTTCAGTGTCGAGCGCTCAAAACTTCACAAAGAGACAGGCACTCAGAATATGAAGCGACTCAAGAGACTGCTCCCCAAGAACTCCCACATTCCGATATACGAAACTACACAAGAAGGATTGCATCATTCCCCCTGACTAGCCCAATGCGAAAACCCTCCAGTCAGCAACAACGACAAGTCGCGAGACCCAGATATAAGCTTAAACAATTAGTTCGATAGGCGgaaattttattaaattGCAGTCTCAGGCCTTCCACGTGCATCTTACGCCATCAACAAGTCCAGACGAAATCATAAAACAATGAACCTTGAATTCCAACTGAAGCTGTAACAGTCCCTGGAGCTTGGGCCTATTGCCGCGCGCTTGGGGCCGGGGCCTTATCCGAAAACGGCGTGCGGCTCCACGAAGCTGAGACGACGTGCTTTTCCACCACTGTGAATTGAGATGCTTCTTGGCGACGGTGCTGATCACTAAATTCGGCCAAATGTGTTGAAGAAACATATATAAACGTGAAACTCTTGTCGTCTGGTTTTTCGTTTCTTCAGCTTAGTTTCTCATCTCAAGTGCAGTGCATTCACTCTTTTTTCTACATTCCATtccattctttctcttcactGTGTGAAGCTGGTCTATTACACTCTTTTCTCAAACTCTTACCTGACTtttctcaacatcttcaccGATCCTCTCCTTTTTTAAAGAAATCAACATGTCTTTCAAGGTTGCTGCTACTCTCGCTGGCGCTTTCGCCTCCGTCGCCCTCGCCCACGGCACTGTCACCGGTATCAAGGTCGACGGAACCTACCAACCCGGTTACGACCTCAGCTCTTACTACAAGGCTCAGCAGGGCGGCGAGATCCCCTCCATTGCTGCTTGGTCCGCTGAGAACCTCGACAACGGCTTCGTTCCCCCTTCCGACTATGGCACCTCCGACATTGCCTGCCACAAGAAGGCTGCTCCCGGTACCAGCTCTCTCTCCGTCAAGGCTGGTGGTACCGTTGAGTTCCAGTGGTCTGCCTGGCCCGAGTCTCACATCGGTCCTGTTCTGACCTACGTTGCCAAGTGCGCTGGAAAGTGCACTTCCGCTGACCCTGCTACTCTCAAGTGGGTCAAGATCGATGCTGCTGGTCTGGATGGAACCTGGGCTGCTGCCGATctgatcaagaacaacaacaccTGGACTACCACTGTCCCTGAGACTCTTGCTGCGGGTAGCTACGTCTTCCGTCATGAGATCATCGCTCTCCACGGTGCTGGTTCCAAGGACGGTGCTCAGAACTACCCTCAGTGCTTCAACATTGACATCACTGGTTCTGGAACCGATAACCCTGAGGGTACCTTGACCACCGAGCTCTACACCGACTCTGAGCCCGGTATTCTCTTCGACCCTTACAAGGGTTCCACCACCTATGAGATCCCTGGACCTGCTCTGTACGGTTCTGCTTCTGGCACCAAGCCCGTTGTCCCCGACACTCCCTCCAACGGAACCATCTCGactcctgctcctgctgcCCCTACCCCCGTCGCTCCCACTCCTGTCACTCCCACCAGCCTTGTGACCTCtgtcgctgctgctgctacaCAGGCCGCCGAGGTCCCTTCCACTGAGGTCCCTTCCACTGAGGCCCCTGTCGCTGAGGAGCAGGATACTGAGGATGGTGCTCTCCCTAAGACCTTCACTCTTGACACCTTCATTGACTGGCTCCGCTCCAAGAACGGTGGCTCCAAGAAGGCTCGCCGCCACGCCCGCCAGTTCTAAGTTATCTGAGATACACTTGGCAGAAACACGATGTATTGATGGAGGAGATTTGACCCTTGAAAGGTCAGGCTTATTTTATATGTAGATAATAGTGAATGCGCTTGCAGAAGTCGAGCCCATGTACAATATTAAAATCCAAACACTTGAGCCCATTTAAACGCGATGTCGAATGTTAGTGAAATGCACCGAGTAACAAGGCATAACCACAACGTTTCTTTGATACTACACTAGCCATTTAATCATACTACCATAAAATTAGCTACCCAGAGCGTTTTAAGCATAAGGTACGGAGTACTCATAACAGGCATTGCCATCCTATGGAGTGGTAAAGACACGTGGCGAAAGCAGCCAATGAGAAGCGACGGAAGCTCCCAGCTCCCCTTACAGCAGCATCATTGGACTTACAGCTCCTCGGTATTCCGCCACTTGATGTCGGCGTCACTCAAGCACAGGGCTATCAACTCTTTTCCAGGAAAATGTGTCAAGACTACTGCTGGACAAGAGTATCTATCCGCAGGATGTGATTGGCAGCTGCAGCGCTTCTTTTGCTGTTAACAATGGTATTCCCATTGACCCTTGCCTTCACTATATCGACATTTCGCACTGGACGACTGTCACGATAAGTAATCAATTTGCCACGCAAGCTATCTCCTTGTATCTGAACATGAACCAGCCCTGGTGGGCCTTTTTCGACACCGATCTGTTCCTAGATGATCTGGTCAATGTAGAGAACAACTTCTGCTCCCGGATGCTGGTCAACGCTCTTCTTGCCTAGGTCACTGTGAGTTTTCGGAACTGCCAGGTCTACGCTTTTCAACAGTCATCACTAAGCTCGCCTTACAGCGAAGCTATGCACACTATGAGCTAATGGCCACTACGCTGCCTACTAAGTTCTCGGATGAGCGGATCTACGATGTAGAAAAAGATGTTGACAGTCTGACAACTGTGGCGGCAACGTCTTTGATGAGTATGACGTGGACTACTCTAGGGAAAGATAAAGCTGCACGTCACTTGCAAGAGCATAGTGCCAGGATGGCGCAGCATATGGGGTTGTGTGGAGAGATAGACGACTTTTCATTTCATCAGTTAGACCTGAGCGGTGAGCGCGTCGAAGCAGCTGTATGCGCAACTGCTTGGGGATCTTAAAAGGTCatattcttagtattaatttataagataatattagcctatattaataataacaagtataattaattaaacttctatattaattacctagattataatttttaatttttttaaattatattatttttattcCTTTTTACCTCTTAAAAGATaaaactttattaagttagtattattatacttaagtGCcataattatagcctaaatcTAGCTATATGTATGCCAGCTAAAGTgccttacttactttttagctggccttaatcttctttttataacctactttaaaggcaTTCCTtaattatctattatataataagtaactTAATTTAACTTCCCcttttttaaattataactactactaatattataagtaatatagttaataagcttatataatacctaagtatatataataagaaatccttatcttataatattttttttaaattaaatactttttaattaaattttttttttaattattaaatatgTAACAGTTAGGTTTCCAAACAGGGtaactagtccgtactaggtttatgtttaTAGGTAACGTAGGGCATAGTGCTAAGCAATGCAAAGTATcatatttcttaataattaagtaatgcg
Proteins encoded in this region:
- a CDS encoding glycosyl hydrolase family 61-domain-containing protein, which codes for MSFKVAATLAGAFASVALAHGTVTGIKVDGTYQPGYDLSSYYKAQQGGEIPSIAAWSAENLDNGFVPPSDYGTSDIACHKKAAPGTSSLSVKAGGTVEFQWSAWPESHIGPVLTYVAKCAGKCTSADPATLKWVKIDAAGLDGTWAAADLIKNNNTWTTTVPETLAAGSYVFRHEIIALHGAGSKDGAQNYPQCFNIDITGSGTDNPEGTLTTELYTDSEPGILFDPYKGSTTYEIPGPALYGSASGTKPVVPDTPSNGTISTPAPAAPTPVAPTPVTPTSLVTSVAAAATQAAEVPSTEVPSTEAPVAEEQDTEDGALPKTFTLDTFIDWLRSKNGGSKKARRHARQF